From one Triticum urartu cultivar G1812 chromosome 3, Tu2.1, whole genome shotgun sequence genomic stretch:
- the LOC125547796 gene encoding putative glutamine amidotransferase GAT1_2.1, with amino-acid sequence MSPSPDINLPRVLIVSRRTVRKNKFVDFVGEYHLDLVVGHGAVPVIVPRVAGVHAMLDSFEPIHGVLLCEGEDIDPSLYDARRDGDGEGDALSPEQLEAVRRLHPSDAAVDHEKDSIELLLARRCLERNAPFLGICRGSQVLNVACGGSLYQDVEQELHPQDDAAVCHMDYANYDGHRHTVRVLPGTPLHDWFADSLLDGAQLMVNSYHHQGVRRLAERFVPMALAPDGLIEGFYDPEAYHPGEGKFIMGLQFHPERMRKEGSDEFDFPGCAKAYQEFVRAVVAYQGKLAAAQVHLRSAVTTPHKLNQEMEKQRKVIVRSVSLAKNMYVFGNNTGARQPAEHRDGDLDAGAEFLESNTALSVQQEKRLKQMGATVRNASGYMSGLKVSEEREAAARALMAKMSVAQLASLAAFYRAMGNVCSEVLDAKLQPPSPTLHE; translated from the exons ATGTCTCCCTCCCCTGATATAAACCTCCCCCGCGTGCTCATCGTCTCCCGCCGCACCGTCCGCAAGAACAAGTTCGTCGACTTCGTCG GGGAGTACCACCTGGACCTAGTGGTGGGCCACGGCGCGGTCCCGGTCATCGTGCCGCGGGTGGCCGGCGTGCACGCCATGCTCGACTCCTTCGAGCCCATCCACGGCGTGCTCCTCTGCGAGGGCGAGGACATCGACCCCTCCCTCTACGACGCCCGCCGCGACGGCGACGGTGAAGGCGACGCGCTCTCGCCGGAGCAGCTTGAGGCCGTGAGGCGCCTCCACCCGAGCGACGCCGCCGTGGACCACGAGAAGGActccatcgagctcctcctcGCACGCCGCTGCCTCGAGCGCAACGCCCCGTTCCTCGGCATCTGCCGCGGCTCGCAGGTGCTCAACGTCGCCTGCGGTGGCTCTCTCTACCAGGACGTGGAGCAAGAGCTCCACCCCCAGGACGACGCAGCCGTGTGCCACATGGACTACGCCAACTACGACGGCCACCGGCACACGGTGCGCGTGCTCCCCGGCACGCCGCTGCACGACTGGTTCGCGGACTCGCTGCTCGACGGCGCCCAGCTGATGGTGAACAGCTACCACCACCAGGGCGTGCGGCGCCTGGCGGAGCGGTTCGTGCCCATGGCGCTTGCGCCGGACGGGCTGATCGAAGGATTCTACGACCCCGAAGCGTATCACCCCGGCGAGGGCAAGTTCATCATGGGGCTCCAGTTCCACCCGGAGCGCATGCGCAAGGAGGGCTCCGACGAGTTCGACTTCCCCGGCTGCGCCAAGGCCTACCAGGAGTTCGTCCGCGCGGTGGTGGCATACCAGGGGAAGCTGGCCGCCGCGCAAGTGCACCTCCGGAgcgcggtcaccacgccgcacaAACTGAACCAGGAAATGGAGAAGCAGCGCAAGGTGATCGTCCGGAGCGTCTCGCTCGCCAAGAACATGTACGTGTTCGGCAACAACACCGGTGCGCGGCAGCCGGCGGAGCACCGCGACGGGGACCTTGACGCCGGCGCGGAGTTCCTTGAGTCGAACACGGCGCTGAGCGTGCAGCAGGAGAAGCGGCTGAAGCAGATGGGCGCGACGGTGCGGAACGCGTCCGGGTACATGAGCGGGCTCAAGGTGAgcgaggagcgggaggcggcggcgcgggcgctCATGGCCAAGATGTCTGTCGCCCAGCTCGCCAGCCTCGCCGCCTTCTACCGCGCCATGGGCAACGTCTGCTCCGAGGTGCTCGACGCCAAGCTCCAGCCGCCGTCTCCAACCCTGCACGAGTGA